A single window of Mangifera indica cultivar Alphonso chromosome 18, CATAS_Mindica_2.1, whole genome shotgun sequence DNA harbors:
- the LOC123201299 gene encoding putative disease resistance protein At3g14460 isoform X2 produces the protein MEYMILSASISVLFDKLASLIYENWMTGSELKQLKKLLWSIQGVFHDVEVKQVKNVAVKKWLDDLRVVVYDVEDVLDEYNYVVLKSKLVTDSWTPSALISSLNIESKIRKITSRLKDLCEEKSELGLKEIAAGNSLTVDWERLPSSSVPTEAAIIGRDDDKAKILDMLFRDQSGDENLRSIGIWGMGGIGKTTLAQMVYNEVPAHNFDLRSWVCVCRDFDVLNISKTILESVTCKSCDLKYLNEVQVRLREEIAGRKFFLVLDDVWSIDYWSWQTLKSPFVGCANGSRVIVTTRNKEVALTIGNGEFYSLKLLSDDDCWSIFQKHAGVIDGLPELESIREKVVEKCRGLPLAARSLGGLLRHKQRGADWAKILESNVWRLSGTCDVLPALKLSYLHLPSHLKRCFAYCSIFPKNYKIHKEQLVYLWMSQGYLHPSKFKQLEDVGHEYIHDLLATSLFQHSNDDSSLVSMHDLVHDLAVWAAGDTTFMLEDELEADMQSEECKTVRHFSCITGSYDSKTKFQVLDEINCLRTFLPLPLGGHVRYISDRVLSDLLPKLKNLRTLCLSKYYITEIPDSIGELRLLRYLNLSDTQVRCLPESLVLLYHLETLLLKACFRLTKLPSEISTLINLRHLDITNASLIREMPLGMKNFKKLQTLSDFVVGKHTSCSLKELKNLRFLRGKLSISGLENVINSCDARDALLSNKKDLEVLLLQWGSQFEDSRNKVVEKDVLAMLQPHRNIKELTIKCYGGKEFPSWLGDPLFSNLVTLTLESCRNCTSLPSLGLLGSLKVLTIKGITGLKRIGLETYGEGNSKPFQSLETLSLVDLDEWEHWDSVEEIELFPCLHELSIIRGPKLSGKLPERFPCLLELSIIKCPKLSGRLPSHLPSIEKLVIFQCLQLVVSFSSFPMLSKLEIDGCKEIVYSSQKICSESLKSMTLANIRDVGNCLKQEFHNVERLKMIDCEELVYFWDKDIQHMKQPQAGLHSLSSVKELHIENFGIQLLERLRIGGCGSLRFIVKDKLPSSLKWLEIKNCEKLQRLSDYKESTCTSGLEYLYISDCPSLTSISSIFQQLVALKHLEICNCNKLTALSARGNLPETLQHLNIVNCSKLELIAQRFCKNTSLGYMKLCKCNNLKSIPEDLHNLGSLRDLYIWDCPNLVSFPEEGLPKTSLRIFSIERCKKLRALPNHMHKLKFLRELQIRQCPDITSIPEEGFPTNLESLLIADLNIYKSLFEWGLHRLTSLRNLEIRGCPYLECFPRDDNATMLPSSLSQLTIARFQGLKFLSAEGLKNLSALEYLSISDCPNLTSFPESGLPSSLLQLYIYGCPLLKKRCKRTEGPDWSKIAHIPRIRMDGRFISDPYLEEE, from the exons ATGGAATACATGATTTTATCTGCATCCATTTCGGTGTTGTTTGACAAGTTGGCATctttgatttatgaaaattgGATGACAGGTTCGGAATTGAAGCAATTGAAGAAGCTCTTGTGGTCGATTCAGGGAGTGTTTCACGATGTTGAGGTGAAGCAAGTGAAAAACGTGGCTGTGAAGAAATGGTTGGATGACCTCCGAGTTGTGGTTTATGATGTGGAGGATGTTCTGGATGAGTATAACTACGTTGTTTTGAAGAGCAAGTTGGTGACTGATTCTTGGACTCCAAGTGCACTCATTTCCAGCCTTAATATAGAGTCCAAGATACGAAAAATCACTTCCCGTTTGAAAGATCTCTGTGAGGAAAAATCTGAGCTTGGATTGAAAGAGATAGCTGCTGGGAACTCGTTAACTGTAGATTGGGAAAGACTACCAAGCTCAAGTGTGCCAACTGAAGCTGCTATCATTGGAAGAGATGATGATAAAGCCAAAATTCTTGACATGTTATTTAGAGATCAATCTGGAGATGAAAACCTTAGATCCATTGGTATCTGGGGCATGGGAGGTATTGGCAAAACCACCCTAGCCCAGATGGTCTACAATGAAGTGCCAGCACACAACTTCGATTTAAGATCGTGGGTTTGTGTCTGCCGTGATTTTGATGTTCTGAATATCTCCAAGACAATTCTGGAGTCAGTCACTTGCAAATCTTGTGATCTCAAGTACTTGAATGAAGTGCAAGTAAGACTGAGAGAGGAAATAGctggaagaaaattttttctgGTCTTGGATGATGTATGGTCGATTGATTATTGGTCATGGCAAACTCTAAAATCGCCCTTTGTGGGTTGTGCAAATGGGAGTAGAGTAATAGTGACCACTCGCAATAAAGAAGTTGCTTTAACAATTGGAAATGGCGAATTTTACAGTCTGAAGCTTCTATCAGATGATGATTGTTGGTCTATATTTCAGAAACATGCTGGAGTTATTGATGGACTTCCGGAATTGGAATCAATCCGTGAAAAAGTTGTCGAGAAGTGCAGGGGCTTACCATTAGCTGCTAGAAGTCTTGGAGGGCTTCTACGGCACAAGCAGAGAGGAGCTGACTGGGCGAAAATATTGGAAAGCAACGTCTGGCGTTTGTCAGGTACGTGTGATGTTCTCCCTGCTTTAAAATTGAGCTATCTTCATCTTCCATCTCATCTTAAGAGATGTTTTGCTTACTGTTCAATTTTCCCCAAGAATTATAAAATTCACAAAGAGCAGTTAGTCTATTTGTGGATGTCACAAGGTTACCTTCACCCCTCAAAATTTAAGCAGCTGGAAGATGTTGGTCATGAATACATTCATGATTTATTGGCCACATCGTTATTTCAACATTCAAATGATGATTCTTCACTAGTTTCAATGCACGACCTTGTTCATGATCTGGCTGTATGGGCTGCTGGAGATACTACTTTTATGTTAGAGGATGAATTAGAAGCTGATATGCAATCAGAAGAATGTAAGACGGTTCGTCATTTTTCTTGCATCACTGGTTCTTATGATAGCAAAACTAAGTTTCAGGTTCTGGATGAAATTAATTGCCTAAGGACTTTTTTACCATTGCCTTTAGGTGGTCATGTTAGATACATTTCTGATAGGGTTCTTTCTGATTTGTTGCccaagttaaaaaatttgagaacCCTATGTTTATCTAAGTACTACATCACTGAAATACCCGATTCCATTGGAGAATTAAGGCTTCTAAGGTATCTCAACCTTTCTGACACTCAAGTTAGATGCTTACCAGAGTCATTGGTTTTACTATACCACTTAGAAACATTGCTTCTAAAAGCTTGTTTTCGTCTCACGAAATTGCCTTCGGAGATTAGTACTTTGATCAACCTTCGCCATCTTGATATCACAAATGCGTCTTTAATAAGAGAAATGCCATTgggaatgaaaaattttaaaaagctcCAAACATTGTCTGATTTTGTTGTGGGTAAACATACTAGTTGTAGTTTGAAGGAGTTGAAGAATTTAAGGTTTCTTCGAGGAAAGCTTAGTATTTCAGGGTTAGAAAATGTGATTAATTCTTGTGATGCAAGAGACGCATTGTTAAGTAATAAGAAAGATCTAGAAGTGTTGTTGCTACAATGGGGGTCGCAATTTGAGGACTCGAGAAATAAGGTAGTTGAAAAGGATGTACTTGCCATGCTACAGCCTCATAGAAATATAAAAGAGCTTACTATTAAATGCTATGGTGGCAAAGAATTTCCTTCTTGGTTAGGAGATCCATTATTCTCTAATTTGGTGACCCTAACATTGGAAAGCTGTAGAAACTGTACATCCTTGCCTTCATTGGGGCTTTTAGGGTCACTTAAAGTCCTAACCATCAAGGGGATTACAGGACTAAAAAGGATAGGTTTAGAGACCTATGGAGAAGGTAATTCAAAGCCTTTCCAAAGTTTGGAGACTCTTTCTCTAGTGGATTTGGATGAATGGGAGCATTGGGATTCTGTTGAAGAGATTGAGTTATTTCCTTGCTTGCATGAGCTTTCTATTATAAGAGGCCCCAAGCTCTCTGGAAAATTACCTGAAAGATTTCCTTGCCTTCTTGAGCTTTCCATTATAAAATGCCCCAAACTCTCTGGAAGATTGCCTAGTCATCTTCCTTCAATAGAGAAGCTTGTTATTTTTCAATGTTTGCAATTGGTGGTTTCATTCTCGAGCTTCCCTATGCTCTCTAAACTAGAAATAGATGGTTGCAAAGAGATTGTGTACAGCAGTCAAAAGATTTGCTCTGAGTCACTGAAGTCTATGACTCTGGCAAATATAAGAGACGTTGGAAATTGTTTAAAACAAGAGTTTCATAACGTTGAACGACTGAAGATGATTGATTGTGAAGAACTTGTATATTTCTGGGATAAAGATATTCAGCATATGAAGCAACCTCAAGCAGGGTTGCACAGCCTATCCTCTGTCAAagaactacatattgaaaatttc GGAATACAGCTTCTTGAAAGATTGCGAATAGGAGGTTGCGGTTCTCTGAGATTCATAGTAAAAGACAAGCTACCTTCATCTCTAAAATGGCTTGAGATAAAAAATTGTGAGAAGTTGCAGCGGTTGTCAGATTATAAAGAGAGTACTTGTACTTCTGGTCTTGAGTACTTGTATATCTCTGATTGCCCCTCCCTCACAAGCATATCATCGATTTTCCAACAACTTGTAGCACTCAAACATCTTGAGATTTGTAATTGCAATAAGCTCACTGCCTTATCAGCCAGAGGCAACTTACCTGAGACACTTCAACACCTCAATATTGTTAATTGTTCAAAGCTTGAACTGATAGCTCAAAGGTTTTGTAAAAACACTTCTCTTGGATATATGAAGCTTTGTAAATGTAATAATCTGAAATCCATACCTGAGGACCTCCACAATCTTGGCAGTCTTCGTGATCTTTATATTTGGGATTGCCCCAACCTTGTTTCTTTTCCAGAAGAAGGCCTTCCCAAGACAAgcttaagaattttttcaattGAGAGATGTAAAAAGCTTAGAGCTCTGCCGAACCACATGCACAAGCTCAAATTTCTCCGGGAATTACAAATACGACAGTGTCCAGATATCACTTCCATTCCGGAAGAAGGTTTTCCTACTAACCTAGAATCACTTCTGATTGCAGATCTCAATATCTATAAGTCACTATTTGAGTGGGGTTTGCACAGACTCACATCTCTTAGAAACCTTGAGATTAGAGGATGTCCATATTTAGAGTGTTTTCCACGAGATGATAATGCAACGATGCTGCCATCCTCTCTATCTCAGCTAACCATTGCAAGGTTCCAGGGATTGAAATTCCTATCTGCTGAGGGTTTGAAAAACCTCTCAGCTCTTGAATATTTGTCAATCAGCGATTGTCCAAATCTGACATCCTTTCCGGAGTCAGGCTTACCATCCTCACTTCTACAGTTATATATCTATGGTTGTCCTCTGTTGAAAAAACGATGCAAAAGGACTGAAGGTCCAGATTGGTCCAAAATAGCCCACATTCCTCGCATTCGAATGGATGGCAGATTCATATCTGATCCATATCTGGAGGAAGAATGA